Below is a window of Methanobacteriaceae archaeon DNA.
AAAAAAAAAAAAAAAAAAAAAAAAAATTAATCATTAATTTCATACCAGAAAACAACCTGAAGATAGAAAACCATATAGAAAAAATTGACCATTAATGGGAAATCTTTCTAAATTAGACACTGAAGATGACCATGAAACCATTGTAGAATTATCCATGCTCATATCAGCTCATTACATCAATGCAGCACTTTACTCCAATGGTAGGTTAAGGCCAGATAAGGACTTAAAACATAATAGAATCCCCGGGACTCTCATGAGAGAAAAGTATTTCGATGAGCAAAGCAGGACTATCAGCAATCTTTTCCATGAACTGGAAGAAATGCGTCCCAGCCAGGTTTATGGTACTGGTAAAAACGGTGCAACTGATGAAAGAGCCCTGGAGATCTTATCCTATATTAAAGAATTTTCTGAGGCACTTATATATGTTTAAGGACGCTGTTAAGTTCACTCAACAAATAAAGGATATTGATAGAATTTTATCAGTGGTTCTTTTTGGATCAGTTGCAAGGGGAGAGTATGATAGGGAATCTGATGTTGATATATTGATTATTTATTCTGATAAAGATCCAGAAATTATTAAAAAAATTAACCACCTGGCACCAGAAAATTTCCAGATCTTACACCTTACCCTAGATGATTTAGCAGAAGAACCAACCCTTGCCGGTGCACTTTCAGGTGAGGGAATACTTTTACACGGCAAACCAGTAACCTTATCCTTGTCAAATGAAGATTTAAAGTCCCAGATGATAATTGCCTATGACACCACCGACTTGGAGAGGAGTATCCGTAGTAAGTTATACAGAGCTCTATATGGTGGAAGTTCAACTTATTACAAAGGCGGAGTCAAAAAGAAAAAAATATATCCTGGTATTTTAGATAAAATAAAAGCTAAAAAACTGGCTAAATCTGTTATATTAGTGGAACGTCACAACGCACCTGAAATAACTAAAACTCTAAGCTATTACCATGCCAAATGGAAGGAGATACCGGTGTGGACTTACTAGGAAACCGATGAATCCAGCTCACTTATCAGAATGGTCATAAAATTACTTTTCTCACAATTTGACTTTAAAGAAGCCATCAGTATCATAAAAAAGGAGTTAAACATGAAAATAGAAATTCTATCCTGGAATGTAAACGGTCTCAGAGCACGATATAATAATGGACATCTTGATTGGTTACAAGATGAGAACCCAGATATATTCTGCTTGCAAGAAATAAAGGCTACCAAAGATCAGGTAAAAGAAACTTTAAATGGATTCGATGATTATCATTCCTTTTATTCCTCTTCAACTATAACTCCAGGTTTTAGTGGAGTTGCTATTTACTCTAAAATCAAACCAAACAAGGTAATTCGTAGTTTTGGAGATGGAAAATACCAAGAAGAAGGCAGGATTCTCAAAGCAGAATACGATGATTTCATCCTTTTAAACATCTATTTCCCTACTGGTGCTAATTCAGATAAAAATATCCAGGAAAAAAACCTCCATCATAAATTAATGTTTTATGAAAGTTTCTTAAACCTAACAGAATCTTTATCATCTTCAGGTGAGAGAGTATTAGTTTGTGGAGATTTCAACATTGCTCATAAACCATTGGATCTTGCTAACCCTAAAAATGCATCCAAAAAGCCAGGATTCCTTCAAATAGAAAGAGCAATTATTGACAGATTAATATCCCAGGGGTATACAGATACCTTCCGTGAATTTAATCAGGAACCCCATCACTATACCTGGTGGAGTAACATGTACAACCTCAGAGAAAAAAATATAGGAATGCGTTTGGACCACTTCTTTGCTACCCTAAATCTTAAAGATCATATTAAAGATGCTTATATTCGTCCTGACATCATGGGATCTGACCATTGTCCTATAGGAATTGATATTCAAATCTAAAATTTTATTTTAGAATTATAAATCTTCACTAATTTTTAAAACCCTTTCATATTCCTTTTCCGATATATTAAATCCAGATGAATATTAAAAGATCTAAGTTTTCCTTAAAATCAATTTTCTCATCAGCAGCTGCTCTAAGTAAAATACCAATAGTACCAGTAATATTTAAACCCATTAATTTAGCAGTTTTCCTGGCCTGCCCATCATCAATAATTAAAAGGTCATCAATTTCTGTCGCGAGAATAATAGCCTCAGATTCACCTCTATCCAGATTAATAGCCATCGAATCATAGCTAAAGTATTTTCCACCTTTTTAACTTTTATCCAATCGGCAGAAGATACTACATCACTTCCCGGTTTTTTGTCACCAAAAACCACTATTTCTCGGTATACTTCTGGAGGAATGTATATTTCTTTAAAATAATCTTTTAGTAGATTTATTCTACTTATAATTGACAATGCAATTA
It encodes the following:
- a CDS encoding nucleotidyltransferase domain-containing protein — encoded protein: MSKAGLSAIFSMNWKKCVPARFMVLVKTVQLMKEPWRSYPILKNFLRHLYMFKDAVKFTQQIKDIDRILSVVLFGSVARGEYDRESDVDILIIYSDKDPEIIKKINHLAPENFQILHLTLDDLAEEPTLAGALSGEGILLHGKPVTLSLSNEDLKSQMIIAYDTTDLERSIRSKLYRALYGGSSTYYKGGVKKKKIYPGILDKIKAKKLAKSVILVERHNAPEITKTLSYYHAKWKEIPVWTY
- the xth gene encoding exodeoxyribonuclease III, with product MKIEILSWNVNGLRARYNNGHLDWLQDENPDIFCLQEIKATKDQVKETLNGFDDYHSFYSSSTITPGFSGVAIYSKIKPNKVIRSFGDGKYQEEGRILKAEYDDFILLNIYFPTGANSDKNIQEKNLHHKLMFYESFLNLTESLSSSGERVLVCGDFNIAHKPLDLANPKNASKKPGFLQIERAIIDRLISQGYTDTFREFNQEPHHYTWWSNMYNLREKNIGMRLDHFFATLNLKDHIKDAYIRPDIMGSDHCPIGIDIQI